Proteins co-encoded in one Gallus gallus isolate bGalGal1 chromosome 27, bGalGal1.mat.broiler.GRCg7b, whole genome shotgun sequence genomic window:
- the ATP6V0A1 gene encoding V-type proton ATPase 116 kDa subunit a1 isoform X5, which yields MGELFRSEEMTLAQLFLQSEAAYCCVSELGELGKVQFRDLNPDVNVFQRKFVNEVRRCEEMDRKLRFVEKEIKKANIPIMDTGENPEVPFPRDMIDLEANFEKIENELKEINTNQEALKRNFLELTELKFILRKTQQFFDEAELHHQQMADPDLLEESSSLLEPSEMGRGAPLRLGFVAGVINRERIPTFERMLWRVCRGNVFLRQAEIENPLEDPVTGDYVHKSVFIIFFQGDQLKNRVKKICEGFRASLYPCPETPQERKEMASGVNTRIDDLQMVLNQTEDHRQRVLQAAAKNIRVWFIKVRKMKAIYHTLNLCNIDVTQKCLIAEVWCPVADLDSIQFALRRGTEHSGSTVPSILNRMQTNQTPPTYNKTNKFTCGFQNIVDAYGIGTYREINPAPYTIITFPFLFAVMFGDFGHGILMTLIAIWMVLRESRILSQKSDNEMFNTVFSGRYIILLMGLFSTYTGLIYNDCFSKSLNMFGSSWSVRPMFSKANWSDELLKTTPLLQLDPAEAGVFGGPYPFGIDPIWNIANNKLAFLNSFKMKMSVILGIIHMLFGVMLSLLNHIYFKKPLNIYLGFIPEMIFMSSLFGYLVILIFYKWTAYDAHTSKEAPSLLIHFINMFLFSYGDTSNKMLYRGQKGLQCFLVVVALLCVPWMLVAKPLVLRHQYLRRKHLGTHNFGGIRVGNGPTEEDAEIIQHDQLSTHSEEGEEPTEDEVFDFADTVVYQAIHTIEYCLGCISNTASYLRLWALSLAHAQLSEVLWTMVIHTGLSVRSLAGGFGLVFIFAAFATLTVAILLVMEGLSAFLHALRLHWIEFQNKFYTGTGFKFLPFSFDPIREGKFDD from the exons CTGAACCCGGACGTGAATGTCTTCCAGCGTAAATTTGTTAATGAAGTCAGGAGGTGTGAAGAAATGGACCGAAAGCTCA GATTTGTTGAAAAGGAGatcaaaaaagcaaatattcctATCATGGACACGGGTGAAAACCCAGAGGTGCCATTTCCACGTGACATGATTGATTTGGAG GCCAACTTTGAGAAAATTGAAAATGAGCTTAAAGAAATCAACACAAATCAAGAAGCTCTGAAAAGAAACTTCTTGGAGCTGACAGAGTTAAAATTTATACTGCGTAAAACTCAGCAATTTTTTGACGAG GCTGAATTGCATCATCAGCAGATGGCGGATCCAGACCTGTTGGAGGAATCCTCTTCGCTCCTGGAGCCAAGTGAGATGGGAAGAGGTGCCCCGCTACGGCTTGG GTTTGTGGCTGGAGTGATCAACCGCGAGCGAATCCCCACGTTTGAGCGCATGCTGTGGCGTGTGTGCCGGGGGAACGTCTTCCTGCGCCAGGCTGAAATTGAGAACCCCCTGGAGGATCCCGTAACG GGGGATTATGTGCACAAGTCTGTATTTATCATCTTTTTCCAAGGTGACCAATTGAAGAACAGAGTCAAGAAGATATGTGAAGG ATTCCGTGCCTCCCTCTACCCATGTCCAGAAACACCACAGGAGCGGAAGGAAATGGCTTCTGGTGTCAATACCAGAATTGATGACCTCCAGAtg GTGCTGAACCAAACAGAGGATCACCGCCAAAGAgttctgcaggcagctgctaaAAATATTCGGGTCTGGTTCATCAAAGTGCGCAAGATGAAGGCCATCTACCATACCCTGAATCTGTGCAATATTGACGTGACACAGAAGTGCTTGATTGCTGAAGTCTGGTGTCCCGTAGCTGACCTCGATTCTATCCAGTTTGCTCTCAGGAGAGGCACT gAGCACAGTGGTTCCACTGTCCCATCTATTTTAAATCGGATGCAAACCAATCAGACCCCACCAACATACAACAAAACTAACAAGTTCACTTGTGGCTTTCAGAACATTGTTGATGCTTACGGCATTGGAACTTATCGGGAAATAAATCCAG CCCCATATACGATCATTACCTTCCCGTTTCTGTTTGCTGTGATGTTTGGAGATTTTGGACATGGAATCCTGATGACTCTGATTGCTATTTGGATGGTGCTTAGGGAGAGTCGGATTCTGTCGCAGAAAAGTGACAATGAG ATGTTCAACACTGTTTTTAGTGGTCGATACATCATCCTGCTGATGGGACTGTTCTCCACTTACACAGGCCTTATCTATAACGACTGCTTCTCCAAGTCTCTTAATATGTTTGGTTCATCATGGAGCGTCCGGCCGATGTTCTCAAAAGCCAATTGGTC AGATGAATTGCTTAAGACTACTCCTCTGCTTCAGCTGGACCCTGCTGAAGCAGGAGTGTTTGGTGGACCCTATCCCTTTGGCATTGACCCG atctGGAATATTGCCAACAACAAACTGGCCTTCCTCAATTCATTTAAGATGAAAATGTCTGTGATTCTTGGCATTATCCACATGCTCTTCGGTGTCATGTTGAGTCTTCTCAACCACAT atATTTTAAGAAGCCACTGAACATATACCTTGGGTTTATTCCAGAGATGATTTTCATGTCCTCACTGTTTGGATACCTTGTTATTCTCATTTTCTACAAATGGACAGCCTATGATGCTCACACATCAAAGGAAGCCCCAAGccttttaatacattttatcaatatgtttttattttcctatggTGATACCAGTAACAAGATGCTTTATAGAGGGCAG aaagGACTCCAGTGTTTCCTTGTGGTGGTGGCATTACTGTGCGTGCCGTGGATGCTGGTAGCTAAACCTCTGGTCCTTCGCCACCAGTATTTAAGGAGAAAGCACTTG GGAACACACAACTTCGGTGGGATCCGGGTGGGCAATGGACCAACAGAGGAGGATGCTGAGATCATCCAACACGATCAGTTATCTACCCATTctgaggagggggaggag CCTACAGAGGATGAGGTG TTTGACTTTGCTGACACTGTGGTGTACCAGGCCATCCACACTATTGAGTACTGCCTGGGGTGCATCTCCAACACTGCGTCCTACTTGAGGCTCTGGGCTCTCAGCTTAGCCCATGCAC AGCTCTCGGAGGTGCTCTGGACCATGGTGATCCACACTGGGCTCAGCGTGAGGAGTCTGGCTGGAGGCTTTGGCCTTGTcttcatttttgctgcttttgctaCCCTGACGGTAGCGATTCTCCTGGTCATGGAGGGCCTGTCTGCTTTCCTCCACGCTCTTCGCTTGCACTG GATCGAGTTCCAGAACAAGTTCTACACGGGAACGGGCTTCAAGTTCCTGCCGTTCTCCTTTGACCCCATCCGCGAGGGGAAGTTTGACGATTAG
- the ATP6V0A1 gene encoding V-type proton ATPase 116 kDa subunit a1 isoform X10 has protein sequence MGELFRSEEMTLAQLFLQSEAAYCCVSELGELGKVQFRDLNPDVNVFQRKFVNEVRRCEEMDRKLRFVEKEIKKANIPIMDTGENPEVPFPRDMIDLEANFEKIENELKEINTNQEALKRNFLELTELKFILRKTQQFFDEAELHHQQMADPDLLEESSSLLEPSEMGRGAPLRLGFVAGVINRERIPTFERMLWRVCRGNVFLRQAEIENPLEDPVTGDYVHKSVFIIFFQGDQLKNRVKKICEGFRASLYPCPETPQERKEMASGVNTRIDDLQMVLNQTEDHRQRVLQAAAKNIRVWFIKVRKMKAIYHTLNLCNIDVTQKCLIAEVWCPVADLDSIQFALRRGTEHSGSTVPSILNRMQTNQTPPTYNKTNKFTCGFQNIVDAYGIGTYREINPAPYTIITFPFLFAVMFGDFGHGILMTLIAIWMVLRESRILSQKSDNEMFNTVFSGRYIILLMGLFSTYTGLIYNDCFSKSLNMFGSSWSVRPMFSKANWSDELLKTTPLLQLDPAEAGVFGGPYPFGIDPIWNIANNKLAFLNSFKMKMSVILGIIHMLFGVMLSLLNHIYFKKPLNIYLGFIPEMIFMSSLFGYLVILIFYKWTAYDAHTSKEAPSLLIHFINMFLFSYGDTSNKMLYRGQKGLQCFLVVVALLCVPWMLVAKPLVLRHQYLRRKHLGTHNFGGIRVGNGPTEEDAEIIQHDQLSTHSEEGEEEGTTECVHD, from the exons CTGAACCCGGACGTGAATGTCTTCCAGCGTAAATTTGTTAATGAAGTCAGGAGGTGTGAAGAAATGGACCGAAAGCTCA GATTTGTTGAAAAGGAGatcaaaaaagcaaatattcctATCATGGACACGGGTGAAAACCCAGAGGTGCCATTTCCACGTGACATGATTGATTTGGAG GCCAACTTTGAGAAAATTGAAAATGAGCTTAAAGAAATCAACACAAATCAAGAAGCTCTGAAAAGAAACTTCTTGGAGCTGACAGAGTTAAAATTTATACTGCGTAAAACTCAGCAATTTTTTGACGAG GCTGAATTGCATCATCAGCAGATGGCGGATCCAGACCTGTTGGAGGAATCCTCTTCGCTCCTGGAGCCAAGTGAGATGGGAAGAGGTGCCCCGCTACGGCTTGG GTTTGTGGCTGGAGTGATCAACCGCGAGCGAATCCCCACGTTTGAGCGCATGCTGTGGCGTGTGTGCCGGGGGAACGTCTTCCTGCGCCAGGCTGAAATTGAGAACCCCCTGGAGGATCCCGTAACG GGGGATTATGTGCACAAGTCTGTATTTATCATCTTTTTCCAAGGTGACCAATTGAAGAACAGAGTCAAGAAGATATGTGAAGG ATTCCGTGCCTCCCTCTACCCATGTCCAGAAACACCACAGGAGCGGAAGGAAATGGCTTCTGGTGTCAATACCAGAATTGATGACCTCCAGAtg GTGCTGAACCAAACAGAGGATCACCGCCAAAGAgttctgcaggcagctgctaaAAATATTCGGGTCTGGTTCATCAAAGTGCGCAAGATGAAGGCCATCTACCATACCCTGAATCTGTGCAATATTGACGTGACACAGAAGTGCTTGATTGCTGAAGTCTGGTGTCCCGTAGCTGACCTCGATTCTATCCAGTTTGCTCTCAGGAGAGGCACT gAGCACAGTGGTTCCACTGTCCCATCTATTTTAAATCGGATGCAAACCAATCAGACCCCACCAACATACAACAAAACTAACAAGTTCACTTGTGGCTTTCAGAACATTGTTGATGCTTACGGCATTGGAACTTATCGGGAAATAAATCCAG CCCCATATACGATCATTACCTTCCCGTTTCTGTTTGCTGTGATGTTTGGAGATTTTGGACATGGAATCCTGATGACTCTGATTGCTATTTGGATGGTGCTTAGGGAGAGTCGGATTCTGTCGCAGAAAAGTGACAATGAG ATGTTCAACACTGTTTTTAGTGGTCGATACATCATCCTGCTGATGGGACTGTTCTCCACTTACACAGGCCTTATCTATAACGACTGCTTCTCCAAGTCTCTTAATATGTTTGGTTCATCATGGAGCGTCCGGCCGATGTTCTCAAAAGCCAATTGGTC AGATGAATTGCTTAAGACTACTCCTCTGCTTCAGCTGGACCCTGCTGAAGCAGGAGTGTTTGGTGGACCCTATCCCTTTGGCATTGACCCG atctGGAATATTGCCAACAACAAACTGGCCTTCCTCAATTCATTTAAGATGAAAATGTCTGTGATTCTTGGCATTATCCACATGCTCTTCGGTGTCATGTTGAGTCTTCTCAACCACAT atATTTTAAGAAGCCACTGAACATATACCTTGGGTTTATTCCAGAGATGATTTTCATGTCCTCACTGTTTGGATACCTTGTTATTCTCATTTTCTACAAATGGACAGCCTATGATGCTCACACATCAAAGGAAGCCCCAAGccttttaatacattttatcaatatgtttttattttcctatggTGATACCAGTAACAAGATGCTTTATAGAGGGCAG aaagGACTCCAGTGTTTCCTTGTGGTGGTGGCATTACTGTGCGTGCCGTGGATGCTGGTAGCTAAACCTCTGGTCCTTCGCCACCAGTATTTAAGGAGAAAGCACTTG GGAACACACAACTTCGGTGGGATCCGGGTGGGCAATGGACCAACAGAGGAGGATGCTGAGATCATCCAACACGATCAGTTATCTACCCATTctgaggagggggaggag GAGGGAACAACTGAATGTGTTCATGATTAA
- the ATP6V0A1 gene encoding V-type proton ATPase 116 kDa subunit a1 isoform X7 — protein MGELFRSEEMTLAQLFLQSEAAYCCVSELGELGKVQFRDLNPDVNVFQRKFVNEVRRCEEMDRKLRFVEKEIKKANIPIMDTGENPEVPFPRDMIDLEANFEKIENELKEINTNQEALKRNFLELTELKFILRKTQQFFDEQMADPDLLEESSSLLEPSEMGRGAPLRLGFVAGVINRERIPTFERMLWRVCRGNVFLRQAEIENPLEDPVTGDYVHKSVFIIFFQGDQLKNRVKKICEGFRASLYPCPETPQERKEMASGVNTRIDDLQMVLNQTEDHRQRVLQAAAKNIRVWFIKVRKMKAIYHTLNLCNIDVTQKCLIAEVWCPVADLDSIQFALRRGTEHSGSTVPSILNRMQTNQTPPTYNKTNKFTCGFQNIVDAYGIGTYREINPAPYTIITFPFLFAVMFGDFGHGILMTLIAIWMVLRESRILSQKSDNEMFNTVFSGRYIILLMGLFSTYTGLIYNDCFSKSLNMFGSSWSVRPMFSKANWSDELLKTTPLLQLDPAEAGVFGGPYPFGIDPIWNIANNKLAFLNSFKMKMSVILGIIHMLFGVMLSLLNHIYFKKPLNIYLGFIPEMIFMSSLFGYLVILIFYKWTAYDAHTSKEAPSLLIHFINMFLFSYGDTSNKMLYRGQKGLQCFLVVVALLCVPWMLVAKPLVLRHQYLRRKHLGTHNFGGIRVGNGPTEEDAEIIQHDQLSTHSEEGEEPTEDEVFDFADTVVYQAIHTIEYCLGCISNTASYLRLWALSLAHAQLSEVLWTMVIHTGLSVRSLAGGFGLVFIFAAFATLTVAILLVMEGLSAFLHALRLHWIEFQNKFYTGTGFKFLPFSFDPIREGKFDD, from the exons CTGAACCCGGACGTGAATGTCTTCCAGCGTAAATTTGTTAATGAAGTCAGGAGGTGTGAAGAAATGGACCGAAAGCTCA GATTTGTTGAAAAGGAGatcaaaaaagcaaatattcctATCATGGACACGGGTGAAAACCCAGAGGTGCCATTTCCACGTGACATGATTGATTTGGAG GCCAACTTTGAGAAAATTGAAAATGAGCTTAAAGAAATCAACACAAATCAAGAAGCTCTGAAAAGAAACTTCTTGGAGCTGACAGAGTTAAAATTTATACTGCGTAAAACTCAGCAATTTTTTGACGAG CAGATGGCGGATCCAGACCTGTTGGAGGAATCCTCTTCGCTCCTGGAGCCAAGTGAGATGGGAAGAGGTGCCCCGCTACGGCTTGG GTTTGTGGCTGGAGTGATCAACCGCGAGCGAATCCCCACGTTTGAGCGCATGCTGTGGCGTGTGTGCCGGGGGAACGTCTTCCTGCGCCAGGCTGAAATTGAGAACCCCCTGGAGGATCCCGTAACG GGGGATTATGTGCACAAGTCTGTATTTATCATCTTTTTCCAAGGTGACCAATTGAAGAACAGAGTCAAGAAGATATGTGAAGG ATTCCGTGCCTCCCTCTACCCATGTCCAGAAACACCACAGGAGCGGAAGGAAATGGCTTCTGGTGTCAATACCAGAATTGATGACCTCCAGAtg GTGCTGAACCAAACAGAGGATCACCGCCAAAGAgttctgcaggcagctgctaaAAATATTCGGGTCTGGTTCATCAAAGTGCGCAAGATGAAGGCCATCTACCATACCCTGAATCTGTGCAATATTGACGTGACACAGAAGTGCTTGATTGCTGAAGTCTGGTGTCCCGTAGCTGACCTCGATTCTATCCAGTTTGCTCTCAGGAGAGGCACT gAGCACAGTGGTTCCACTGTCCCATCTATTTTAAATCGGATGCAAACCAATCAGACCCCACCAACATACAACAAAACTAACAAGTTCACTTGTGGCTTTCAGAACATTGTTGATGCTTACGGCATTGGAACTTATCGGGAAATAAATCCAG CCCCATATACGATCATTACCTTCCCGTTTCTGTTTGCTGTGATGTTTGGAGATTTTGGACATGGAATCCTGATGACTCTGATTGCTATTTGGATGGTGCTTAGGGAGAGTCGGATTCTGTCGCAGAAAAGTGACAATGAG ATGTTCAACACTGTTTTTAGTGGTCGATACATCATCCTGCTGATGGGACTGTTCTCCACTTACACAGGCCTTATCTATAACGACTGCTTCTCCAAGTCTCTTAATATGTTTGGTTCATCATGGAGCGTCCGGCCGATGTTCTCAAAAGCCAATTGGTC AGATGAATTGCTTAAGACTACTCCTCTGCTTCAGCTGGACCCTGCTGAAGCAGGAGTGTTTGGTGGACCCTATCCCTTTGGCATTGACCCG atctGGAATATTGCCAACAACAAACTGGCCTTCCTCAATTCATTTAAGATGAAAATGTCTGTGATTCTTGGCATTATCCACATGCTCTTCGGTGTCATGTTGAGTCTTCTCAACCACAT atATTTTAAGAAGCCACTGAACATATACCTTGGGTTTATTCCAGAGATGATTTTCATGTCCTCACTGTTTGGATACCTTGTTATTCTCATTTTCTACAAATGGACAGCCTATGATGCTCACACATCAAAGGAAGCCCCAAGccttttaatacattttatcaatatgtttttattttcctatggTGATACCAGTAACAAGATGCTTTATAGAGGGCAG aaagGACTCCAGTGTTTCCTTGTGGTGGTGGCATTACTGTGCGTGCCGTGGATGCTGGTAGCTAAACCTCTGGTCCTTCGCCACCAGTATTTAAGGAGAAAGCACTTG GGAACACACAACTTCGGTGGGATCCGGGTGGGCAATGGACCAACAGAGGAGGATGCTGAGATCATCCAACACGATCAGTTATCTACCCATTctgaggagggggaggag CCTACAGAGGATGAGGTG TTTGACTTTGCTGACACTGTGGTGTACCAGGCCATCCACACTATTGAGTACTGCCTGGGGTGCATCTCCAACACTGCGTCCTACTTGAGGCTCTGGGCTCTCAGCTTAGCCCATGCAC AGCTCTCGGAGGTGCTCTGGACCATGGTGATCCACACTGGGCTCAGCGTGAGGAGTCTGGCTGGAGGCTTTGGCCTTGTcttcatttttgctgcttttgctaCCCTGACGGTAGCGATTCTCCTGGTCATGGAGGGCCTGTCTGCTTTCCTCCACGCTCTTCGCTTGCACTG GATCGAGTTCCAGAACAAGTTCTACACGGGAACGGGCTTCAAGTTCCTGCCGTTCTCCTTTGACCCCATCCGCGAGGGGAAGTTTGACGATTAG